A part of Paenibacillus donghaensis genomic DNA contains:
- a CDS encoding flavodoxin domain-containing protein — protein MKTLIIYKSVHRKNTEQIAKVMAAVLEAELAKVEDVRPEMLGHYDLIGFGSGIYASKVHRKLARFIRRMPVENRNVFIFCTSGSGEFKNQQQLTAQLSAKGCKVVAEYHCSGEFSPLGFNLDKKGHPDPLDLQGARSFAENLRKEAYVC, from the coding sequence ATGAAGACACTGATTATCTACAAATCTGTCCACCGCAAGAACACAGAACAGATTGCCAAGGTTATGGCGGCGGTGCTGGAGGCAGAGCTTGCCAAGGTTGAGGATGTCCGTCCCGAGATGCTTGGCCACTATGATCTGATAGGTTTCGGATCAGGAATTTATGCCTCTAAGGTTCACCGGAAGCTGGCCCGTTTTATCCGTCGAATGCCTGTTGAGAACCGCAATGTATTTATTTTCTGCACATCAGGCTCGGGTGAATTTAAGAACCAGCAGCAGCTTACGGCTCAGCTCTCAGCGAAAGGCTGCAAGGTCGTAGCGGAATATCATTGCTCCGGCGAATTCAGCCCGCTAGGCTTCAACCTGGACAAAAAAGGACATCCCGACCCACTTGATCTGCAAGGCGCGCGCAGTTTCGCCGAGAATCTTCGGAAGGAGGCTTACGTATGCTGA
- a CDS encoding PadR family transcriptional regulator: MKVSKEMLKGSTGTLVLTLLAEQPLYGYELIKALEQRSQGVFALKEGTLYPLLHAMENERWVEAYWTEVEGRKRKYYRILEQGTEKLKEKRAEWRLFRGAVDAVLGEEGV, translated from the coding sequence ATGAAGGTGAGCAAAGAGATGCTGAAGGGCAGCACTGGTACGCTGGTGCTTACGCTTCTGGCGGAACAGCCACTGTATGGATATGAGTTGATCAAAGCGCTGGAGCAGCGTTCGCAAGGTGTGTTTGCCTTAAAGGAAGGCACGCTCTATCCGCTGCTGCATGCGATGGAGAACGAACGATGGGTAGAGGCCTACTGGACGGAAGTGGAAGGACGCAAACGTAAATATTACCGTATTCTGGAGCAGGGTACAGAGAAGCTGAAGGAGAAGCGGGCGGAATGGCGATTATTCCGGGGGGCTGTGGACGCTGTACTGGGGGAGGAAGGCGTATGA
- a CDS encoding DUF4097 family beta strand repeat-containing protein, producing MLKIQDSHSYAMKEFHSLKVELDMLNVHVIPAEDSQELKLVLHGKALQGLRLVSAIDNHTLVVGIERKSFFPLYEAVVLDIYCPPAQMAMLAIHLSTGKLEAERLAANTIDLRTSTGNISIGTLEADTIVIKGASSAIKIGQYHARNTEIETSTGSITLDSGCGSLNVRSSSGKVHVACNKVEDQNLALTTTTGSIRLQLPGDTEFMLQAGTRTGSIHSDFPVDTAWNTGNKQLKGGTGANTNTVTLKSTTGSIKLLKMA from the coding sequence ATGCTGAAGATTCAAGATAGCCACAGCTACGCTATGAAGGAGTTTCATTCCTTGAAGGTTGAGCTGGACATGTTAAATGTTCATGTTATTCCTGCTGAGGACAGCCAAGAGCTGAAGCTGGTTCTCCACGGAAAAGCCCTGCAGGGGCTGAGACTGGTCTCGGCCATCGACAATCATACACTTGTGGTGGGAATTGAACGGAAGTCTTTTTTTCCATTGTATGAAGCGGTTGTGCTGGATATTTATTGCCCTCCTGCTCAAATGGCCATGCTGGCGATTCATCTCTCAACAGGGAAGCTGGAAGCGGAGCGGCTGGCTGCGAATACCATTGACCTTCGTACCTCAACCGGAAATATAAGCATCGGTACGCTGGAAGCGGATACCATAGTCATCAAAGGCGCGTCCTCAGCGATCAAGATTGGGCAGTATCATGCCAGGAATACGGAGATTGAAACCTCTACCGGAAGTATCACATTGGACAGCGGCTGCGGAAGCCTGAATGTCCGGTCAAGCTCAGGAAAAGTGCATGTTGCTTGCAATAAGGTCGAAGACCAGAACCTTGCGCTTACAACTACAACTGGCAGTATCCGTTTACAGCTTCCAGGTGATACGGAATTTATGCTGCAAGCGGGGACAAGAACAGGAAGCATTCATTCTGATTTTCCGGTGGATACGGCGTGGAATACGGGCAACAAGCAGCTCAAGGGAGGAACAGGAGCGAATACCAATACGGTAACTCTTAAATCCACAACAGGAAGTATAAAGCTGCTGAAAATGGCCTGA